One Nocardia huaxiensis genomic window, GCGGGCGGTTGGCGGGGTCGTGGGTCCAGGAGGCTTCGGAGAGCAGGACGTCGGCGCCGCGGGCCAGGTCGAAGACCTCGTCGCAGACGGCGGTGTCGCCGGTGTAGACGAGGGTTTTGCCGGCGGCAGTGGTGATGCGCAGGCCGTAGGACTCCGGCGGGTGGAACATGCGGCGGGCCTCGACGGTGTGGCCGGGGCCGAACGGGATCGGCGCGCCGACCGACCACTGGCGCATGTCGATGACGTCGGACCAGTCGTCGGTTTCGCCGCCGATCTCCGCGGAGGCGTTGCCGATTCGCAGCGAGGTGTCGGACGGGCCGTAGACGACGGCCTTGCCGGTCGGCGGGTTCGGGTGGTAGCGACGCCAGACGAGCAGGCCCGGCAGGTCCAGGCAGTGGTCGGCATGCAGGTGGGTGAGGAAGATGTCGACCTCACCGGGATCGAGATACCGCTGCAGGGCGCCCAGCACCCCGGGACCGAAATCGATCACGGTGGGGGTCATGTCCGGGCCGGTGAGCAGGTACCCCGAGGCCGGGGAATCCGGGCCGGACACGCTGCCCGAGCACCCGATGATCGTGAGGCGCATTCCCCCATGCTGCCACGCTGCTGTCTCACTCAAGGAGGGATCCCCCAAATCGCCGACCGTGCCTCGCGTCACCCCGACGACGCGAGACGGCCGGCGTCAGACCCGCGACGATGACGACGTTCATCCCCAGAGAGTACCCACCCGGCAACCAGACCACCCACCGCCCCGAAAAGATGCCCTTGCCAAGAGATTCCGGGCTGTCCCGGCAGCACTCCCCACAGGATCGACCCGTACAGCAACCCCACGACCACGCCGATGCCGATCTGGGTGATGTTCCGCGCGAACCAGCCGCGCGAGATCAGATAGGTGAGCCACCCGAACACCAGCACCGAGGCGCCCACGTGCACCGAGTTCGACGGCCCGATCAGCCAGGTCCCGACCCCGGCGATCACCCACACGATGGCGGTCGCGGCCAGCCCGCGCCCGATCCCGGTCAGCAGCGTGAGCAGGCCGAGGATCAGCACGGGCACGGTATTGCCCATCAGGTGTTCCCAATTGGCATGCAGCACAGGGGCGAACAGGATTCCGTCCAGGCCGTCGGCCTCCCGCGGTTTCACTCCGCCCGCGTAGTCGAGGCTGTGATCGGTGACCGTGTCGACGCCCTCTACCCCGTACAAAAACGCGGTAAACGCGAGAATTATCGCAATCGCCCGCTGCCACAGCAGCTTCAGCGCGCTGCCCCCGCGCGCGGCCACCCCGGGATTCGTCAACTGCCCGCGCATGCGCGCGATCCGATCCGGATCGAACGACGCTCCGACGCCACCGCTCATCGTCAGTACCTCCTCGGGCCCTGAACCCGAGCGTACCGCCCGGCCGCGCCGGACCCGGGAAATGCGGGTTCCGCCCCGGTCACGACCCGGAAATTCGGGGGCAGCGCCCGGGGCCGCGCACGCCCTACCCTCGAGTATGTTCAGACGACGCGCGAAGGATCGGCAGGACCAGCCGACCTCCGAAACGCCTCCGCCGCAAGGGGACAGCCCCGACCCGCCCAAGCGGGCGCGCGCGAAGGAGGTATCCAAGATGGTCGGGAAGATGCGCAAGACCAACGAGCGCAATCGCCCGCGACCGCGCACCGGCTACGACTCGGGCGGCGGCGGCGACGGGTGAGCGCTCAGGCCCAGAGCTGGCCGTCGAGCTTTTCTTCGGCCTCTTCCAAGGTGCCGTCGTACGCGCCCGTGGACAGGTACTTCCAGCCCGCGTCGGCCACCACGAAGGCGATATCGGCGCGCTTGCCCGCCTTCTGCGCCTTCTTGGCCACCCCGAGGGCCGCGTGCAGGATCGCACCGGTGGAGATGCCCGCGAAAATGCCCTCCTCCAGCACCAATTCACGAGTACGGCGCACCGCGTCGTAGGGGCCCACCGAGAAGCGGGAGGTCAGCACCGACTCGTCGTAGAGCTCGGGGACGAAGCCCTCGTCGAGATTGCGCAGGCCGTAGACGAGTTCGCCGTAGCGGGGTTCGGCGGCCACGATCTCGATGTCGGGAAGCTTCTCGCGCAGGAAGCGGCCGGTCCCCATGAGGGTGCCGGTGGTGCCCAGACCCGCCACGAAGTGCGTGATCTCGGGCAGGTCGGCCAGGATCTCCGGGCCGGTGGTCTCGTAGTGCGCGAGCGCGTTGGCCGGATTGCCGTACTGGTAGAGCATCACCCAGTCCGGGTTCTCGGCGGCGATCTGCTTGGCCAGGGCCACAGCCTGATTGGAGCCGCCCGCGGCCGGGGAGTCGATGATCTCGGCGCCGAACATGGTGAGCAGCTGCCGCCGCTCCACCGAGGTGTTCTCCGGCATGACACACACCAGGCGGTAGCCCTTGAGCTTGGCCGCCATGGCCAGCGAGATGCCGGTATTGCCGCTGGTGGGCTCGAGAATCGTGCAGCCCGGCGTCAATCTGCCGTCGGCTTCGGCCTGTTCGATCATGCGCAGCGCCGGACGGTCCTTGATGGAACCGGTCGGATTGCGGTCCTCGAGCTTGGCCCACAGGCGCACGTGGTCGTCGCCGTCCCACTGCGGGGACAGCGTCTTCAATCCGACCAGCGGGGTGTTGCCGAGCGTCGCGATCAGCGACTCGTAGCGCGCCACGGTTAGCGTGCGCCGCCGGCGACCGCCGGAAGAATCGTGACGGTGCCGTCGGCGGGCACCTCGGCCTCGAGGCCGCCCGCGAAGCGCACGTCCTCGTCGTCGATGTAGATGTTCACGTAGCGGTTGAGCTTGCCGTCCTTGAGCAGGCGCTCCTTCAGGCCGGGGTGGCTGGCCTCGAGGTTCTCGATGAGCGCGGCCAGGGTGGCGCCTTCGCCCTGCACCCGCTTCTCACCTCCGGTGAGCGGACGCATGATGGTGGGGATGGACACGGTGACCGGCATGGCGGGGACTCCTTGCTAGATCCGGCGGAAGTTGTTCAGGCGGGGACGATTTCGACGGGTTCCTCGGTGACCACGCCGTCGAGAATCCGGTAGCTGCGCAGTTCGTGGTCCTGCGGATCGCGCGTGGAGATCAGCACGTAGTGCGCGTTCGGTTCGGAGGCGAAGGAGATGTCGGTGCGGCTCGGATACGCCTCGGTCGCGGTGTGCGAGTGATAGATGACCACCGGCTCCTCGTCCGCATCGTCCATCTCGCGCCACAGTTTCAGCTGCTCACCGGAGTCGAACTCGTAGAAGGTGGGCGAGCGGGCGGCATTGATCATGGGAATGAACCGCTCGGGGCGATCGGAGCCCTCGGGACCGGCGATCACGCCACACGCCTCGTCCGGGTGATCGGCGCGCGCGTGCGCGACCATCGCCTCCACCAGGTCGGCCCTGATCACCAGCACTGTACGAGTCCTTCCGCTCACCGCCCGACGCGTCGAAAGTCCGGGCAGTAGAATCGCTGTCGTCAACAGGTGAGGATATTCGGCTATTCCGGGCGTCCGCCGAACAGGTCCGAGTAGGCCGGGATACCGGCGACCGAGGTCGCAGCCAGGATGGCGTCGACGATGGCACGCTCCACGCAGACGGCGGCGGCGGTGCACAGCTGGTCCAGGATCAGCAGGTCCGGCGGAAAAGCCGGGGGCAGCGGGAAATTCGGGGCCGCCTCGGCGGTGCCGGTGGCCAGGGCGAAGAGGGTGTCACCGTCGAGGGGCGAGTGCGCGGGGCGGATGGCACGGGCCAGGCCGTCGTGGGCGGTGGTGGCCAGACGGCGGCAGCCGATGGGATCGAGCGCGGCGTCGGTGGCGACGACGCCGATGGTGGTGTTGAGGACGGTGCCCTTGACCGGCAGCGCATTGGCGGCCGTCAGCTGCTCGGCGGTCGCGGGATGCAGGCCGAAATGCTCAGGGCCGTCGGTGCCCGCACCCCACGGGAGGCCGGTGCGCGGATCGAAGACCGAGCCGACCGGATTCGCAACGATCAAGGCGCCCACGGTGATTCCGGCCGCCGGGCCGTCGGTGAAGCGAATGCTGGCACTGCCGACACCACCCTTGATCGAGCCCGCGCGGGCACCCGCGCCCGCGCCGACCGAGCCGCGCACGAAGTCCGTGCTCGCGTCCTCGGCGGCGAGGAAACCGAAGTCCGGGGTGGGGCGAATGCGCCAGTCCCCCACCGGAAGATCGAAGATCACCGCACCCGGCACGATGGGCACGACCCGGCTGGGGTCGGCCGGGTCCATCGGGATGCCTTCCTTGTGTTCCTCCAGCCAGCGCATGACCCCGTCGGCTGCGGCCAGCCCGTAGGCGCTGCCACCGGTGAGCAGAATCGCATTCGCCTGTCGCACCGTATTACCGGGATCGAGGAGATCGGTCTCGCGGGTGCCGGGTCCACCGCCGCGCACATCCACGGCCGCGACCGCTCCCCCCGGCACGCGCACCACCGTGCACCCGGTGGCCGCCCCGGTGCCGATGGTCGCGTCCGAATCGAGCGCCTGGTGATGGCCGACCAGCACACCACCCACGTCGGTGATCGAATTACGCGGTCCCGCAACACTGTTCACAGCAGCCTCCTCGGCTAAGGCGCCATCGCCTGCAGCAGCGAATCCTGCATCCAGGTGAGCCAGTGGTAGACCTCGAGGCTCGGCGCGCGCGGGTCGTCGTCGTCGAGGTGGTCGGGGGTGTCGGCGTCCACGCCGAGGGCGGTGCCCAGGGCCAGGCGGACGTCGTTGAGGGAGGTGAGCCAGGCGTCGGCCTGTTCGGGGGTGAGGACCACCTTGCCGCCCTGCGGCGGGAGGGTTTCCAGAATGACCAGGCCGGCGGCGACCTTGGTTTCGATGATCTCCGGTTCGTGCAGGCTGCGCAGGGCGCTGTTGA contains:
- a CDS encoding cyclic nucleotide-degrading phosphodiesterase, whose protein sequence is MRLTIIGCSGSVSGPDSPASGYLLTGPDMTPTVIDFGPGVLGALQRYLDPGEVDIFLTHLHADHCLDLPGLLVWRRYHPNPPTGKAVVYGPSDTSLRIGNASAEIGGETDDWSDVIDMRQWSVGAPIPFGPGHTVEARRMFHPPESYGLRITTAAGKTLVYTGDTAVCDEVFDLARGADVLLSEASWTHDPANRPPGIHLSGHEAGMIAAEAGVGELLLTHIPPWTSREDVIAEAKAVFKGPVHAVSPGETFEI
- a CDS encoding rhomboid family intramembrane serine protease — its product is MRGQLTNPGVAARGGSALKLLWQRAIAIILAFTAFLYGVEGVDTVTDHSLDYAGGVKPREADGLDGILFAPVLHANWEHLMGNTVPVLILGLLTLLTGIGRGLAATAIVWVIAGVGTWLIGPSNSVHVGASVLVFGWLTYLISRGWFARNITQIGIGVVVGLLYGSILWGVLPGQPGISWQGHLFGAVGGLVAGWVLSGDERRHRRGSDAGRLASSG
- a CDS encoding PLP-dependent cysteine synthase family protein yields the protein MARYESLIATLGNTPLVGLKTLSPQWDGDDHVRLWAKLEDRNPTGSIKDRPALRMIEQAEADGRLTPGCTILEPTSGNTGISLAMAAKLKGYRLVCVMPENTSVERRQLLTMFGAEIIDSPAAGGSNQAVALAKQIAAENPDWVMLYQYGNPANALAHYETTGPEILADLPEITHFVAGLGTTGTLMGTGRFLREKLPDIEIVAAEPRYGELVYGLRNLDEGFVPELYDESVLTSRFSVGPYDAVRRTRELVLEEGIFAGISTGAILHAALGVAKKAQKAGKRADIAFVVADAGWKYLSTGAYDGTLEEAEEKLDGQLWA
- a CDS encoding MoaD/ThiS family protein — protein: MPVTVSIPTIMRPLTGGEKRVQGEGATLAALIENLEASHPGLKERLLKDGKLNRYVNIYIDDEDVRFAGGLEAEVPADGTVTILPAVAGGAR
- a CDS encoding Mov34/MPN/PAD-1 family protein, with translation MLVIRADLVEAMVAHARADHPDEACGVIAGPEGSDRPERFIPMINAARSPTFYEFDSGEQLKLWREMDDADEEPVVIYHSHTATEAYPSRTDISFASEPNAHYVLISTRDPQDHELRSYRILDGVVTEEPVEIVPA
- a CDS encoding P1 family peptidase, whose product is MNSVAGPRNSITDVGGVLVGHHQALDSDATIGTGAATGCTVVRVPGGAVAAVDVRGGGPGTRETDLLDPGNTVRQANAILLTGGSAYGLAAADGVMRWLEEHKEGIPMDPADPSRVVPIVPGAVIFDLPVGDWRIRPTPDFGFLAAEDASTDFVRGSVGAGAGARAGSIKGGVGSASIRFTDGPAAGITVGALIVANPVGSVFDPRTGLPWGAGTDGPEHFGLHPATAEQLTAANALPVKGTVLNTTIGVVATDAALDPIGCRRLATTAHDGLARAIRPAHSPLDGDTLFALATGTAEAAPNFPLPPAFPPDLLILDQLCTAAAVCVERAIVDAILAATSVAGIPAYSDLFGGRPE
- a CDS encoding DUF2017 domain-containing protein yields the protein MRKWSRKTSLGGPKLRSEMDAHEAEILRSLVGAVTGLLTDRARDVPEDDLAALTGLQLGNSTPPEDPRLRRLLPDFHRSEPGSPDADRADLNSALRSLHEPEIIETKVAAGLVILETLPPQGGKVVLTPEQADAWLTSLNDVRLALGTALGVDADTPDHLDDDDPRAPSLEVYHWLTWMQDSLLQAMAP